The following is a genomic window from Sedimenticola thiotaurini.
TCCACAGAAGGAGGATCCCCATGGCGCTGCTTGAGGTCCAGGATCTGACCATCTCCTTTGGCGGTGTGACCGCCATTGCCGATCTCCACTTCGAGGTCCCGGAGAGCCAGGTCTATGCGGTGATCGGTCCCAACGGGGCCGGCAAGACCACCCTGTTCAACATGCTCTCCGGCATCTACCGGCCCAACGAGGGGAGTATCCGTTTCCAGGGCCAGGAGATCGTCGGGCGCCGGCCCCACCAGGTGGCCCGGATGGGTATCTCCCGTACCTTCCAGAACCTGCAGATGTTCTTCAACATGAGTGTGCTGGATAACGTCAAGGTGGGCTGTCATCTGCGCACCCACAGCCGGCTCTGGAGTGCCGCCCTGCGCCTGCCCAACATCCGCCGCGAGGAGCGCCAGGCCGAGGAGTGGGCCCGGGAGGCGCTGGTGTTCTGCGGCCTGGAGGCCTATATCGACCAGCCTGCCGATGCCCTCTCCTACGGGGTGTTGAAGCGGGTCGAGATCGCCCGCGCCCTGGCCGCCCGGCCCAGGCTGCTGCTGATGGACGAGCCGGCCGCCGGGCTCAACGATACCGAGACGGTGGAGATGCGCGAGCTGATCCGCCGCATCAGCCAGACCGGGGTCAGCGTGCTGCTGGTGGAGCACAACATGGGGCTGGTGATGCAGGTCTCCGACCGCATCCTGGTGATCGATTATGGCAGTCGCCTGGCCGAGGGGCTGCCGCAGGAGATACAGAACAACCCGAAGGTGATCGAGGCCTATCTGGGTGGGGAGGTGCAGTATGCCGTCTGAGGCCCTGTTACAGGTAACCGAACTGACCGCCCATTATGGACCGATCCAGGCCCTGCACGGCATCTCCCTGGAGGTGAAGCCGGGTGAGCTGGTGGCCATGGTGGGCGCCAACGGTGCCGGCAAGACCACCCTGCTGCACACCCTCTCCAACGTGCACAAGGCGAGTGGTGGCAGCGTGATCTTTGATGGGCAGGAGATCACCCGCACCGCGCCGCACAAGATCGTCCAGGCCGGTATCTGTCATATCCCCGAGGGGCGTCAGGTGTTCGCGCCGCTGAGTGTGGAGGATAACCTGCTGCTGGGCAGTTTTACCCGGCGCAAGGAGAAGGCCTGGGTGGCCGAAGAGCTGGAGCGGATCTACCAGCTGTTCCCGATCCTGCAGGAGAAGCGCCGCCAGGCGGCCGGTACCCTGTCGGGGGGGCAGCAGCAGATGCTGGCCATGGGCCGGGCGCTGCTGGGCCGGCCCAAGCTGCTGTTGCTCGATGAGCCCTCCATGGGGCTGGCGCCGCTGCTGGTGGCGGAGATCTTCCGGGTGGTGCGCGAGCTCAACGAGCAGGGCGTGACCATCCTGCTGGTGGAGCAGAACGCCAAGGCGGCGCTCGGCATCGCCGATCGCGGCTATGTGCTGGAGACCGGCCGGGTGGTACTGAGTGCCGCTGCCGACGAACTGCTGGCCGATGAGGCGGTGCAGAAGGCCTACCTGGGCCACTGATAAACGATGGCCCGGGCCAGCCGGGTGATTAACGAGACCGAGGTTGAAGACGCTATGTATGTGGAACAGATCATGACCCGCGCCGTGGATACCGTGACGGCCGATATGAAGCTCAGCCATGCGGCCCAGGTGATGCGGGAGAAGAGCCGGCGTTATCTGCCGGTGGTGGATGACAAGAACCACCTGGTGGGGCTGTTCAGCCAGAAGGAGCTGGATCGGGCCGAGCCCTCCGCCATCACCACCCTGTCGGTGGGCGAGGTGAACTATCTGACTGCCAAGATCACGGTCGGTGAGCTGATGGTGCGGGAGGTGATCACCTGCGCCCCCGATACCCTGGTGGAGGATGCGGGCCGGCTGATCCGGGACCGGCGCATCGGCAATCTGCCGGTGATCGACAACGGCGAGCTGGTCGGGGTGGTCAGTGAGACCGATATCCTGGACTTCTTCCTGGATGTGATGGGCTGCGGGATGGACAACGCCACCCGCATCGCGGTCAGCCTGCCCAACAAGGCCCGCGCCCTCGGCAGCCTGCTGCATGAGATCAACGACGCCGGCGGCTATATCGCCACCGTGGTGTCACCTGTCTCCCAGATGAGCAGCCCCAAACGGGTCGCCATCGTGCGCTATACCGCTGAACAGCCGCAGCAGGTCGATGAGACTCTGCGTCAGCAGGGTTACGAGCTGATCAACGAGATACTCCCCCACAGCGATTAGTCAGTCACTATCTGGCAGATTCGTTATGACGCCGGTTTGGCGGACTGCTAAAATGCAGCCACGCCAAACCCTGCAATGAGAAACCGTGGCCAGCAATCCATTTCAACGACAGCTCAAATCCATCCTGGATGGGTTTCGCAATGAGCCCCCCAGTCGCACACCATCTCTGGTCGCCACCCTGTTTGGTGACGTGGTGGAGTCCCACGACCGGGAGATCTGGCTGGGCAGTATCACCGCCCTGCTGGAACCCCTTGGCGTCAATGAACGCCTGGTGCGCACCGCCATCTATCGCCTGGCCAAAGACGACTTTGTGGAGAGTACCAAAGTCGGACGCCGCAGCTACTACCGCCTGACCGACAGTGCCCGTAAAAAAGTGGGCGCCTATGACCGGCTGATCTACTACCCCTCAGAGAAACGCTGGGATGGGGACTGGATTCTGGTGTTTACCGGTACCCAGGGCATCAAGGCCAAGCAGCGGGCCAGGCTGCGTAAAGAGCTGACCTGGCTCGGCTATGGCATTATCGCGCCCAATGTCTACGGCCACCCCACTGCGCCCATCAGCCAGACCCAGGCGATGCTGGCCAGAATCGGCGTGACCAGTGAAGTGGTGGTAATGCGGGCACGCAACTATGATCCGATGTACGGACTGGGCACCAAGGGGATGGTACGCCAGTGTTTCAAGCTGGAGGAGCTGGAGAAGCAGTACAGTGCCTTCATCAAACACTACCGGGCCCTGGCCCGGGCCATGCAGAACCCCCGGCATATCGAACAGGCGCAACCGGAACACTGTTTCATACTGCGCATCATGCTGATCCACCACTACCGGCGCATCCTGCTGAAGGATCCCAAGCTGCCACCAGAGCTATTGCCGGACAACTGGCTCGGCAAGCAGGCCCAGGATCTCT
Proteins encoded in this region:
- a CDS encoding ABC transporter ATP-binding protein, with product MALLEVQDLTISFGGVTAIADLHFEVPESQVYAVIGPNGAGKTTLFNMLSGIYRPNEGSIRFQGQEIVGRRPHQVARMGISRTFQNLQMFFNMSVLDNVKVGCHLRTHSRLWSAALRLPNIRREERQAEEWAREALVFCGLEAYIDQPADALSYGVLKRVEIARALAARPRLLLMDEPAAGLNDTETVEMRELIRRISQTGVSVLLVEHNMGLVMQVSDRILVIDYGSRLAEGLPQEIQNNPKVIEAYLGGEVQYAV
- a CDS encoding ABC transporter ATP-binding protein, producing MPSEALLQVTELTAHYGPIQALHGISLEVKPGELVAMVGANGAGKTTLLHTLSNVHKASGGSVIFDGQEITRTAPHKIVQAGICHIPEGRQVFAPLSVEDNLLLGSFTRRKEKAWVAEELERIYQLFPILQEKRRQAAGTLSGGQQQMLAMGRALLGRPKLLLLDEPSMGLAPLLVAEIFRVVRELNEQGVTILLVEQNAKAALGIADRGYVLETGRVVLSAAADELLADEAVQKAYLGH
- a CDS encoding CBS domain-containing protein gives rise to the protein MARASRVINETEVEDAMYVEQIMTRAVDTVTADMKLSHAAQVMREKSRRYLPVVDDKNHLVGLFSQKELDRAEPSAITTLSVGEVNYLTAKITVGELMVREVITCAPDTLVEDAGRLIRDRRIGNLPVIDNGELVGVVSETDILDFFLDVMGCGMDNATRIAVSLPNKARALGSLLHEINDAGGYIATVVSPVSQMSSPKRVAIVRYTAEQPQQVDETLRQQGYELINEILPHSD
- the paaX gene encoding phenylacetic acid degradation operon negative regulatory protein PaaX, giving the protein MASNPFQRQLKSILDGFRNEPPSRTPSLVATLFGDVVESHDREIWLGSITALLEPLGVNERLVRTAIYRLAKDDFVESTKVGRRSYYRLTDSARKKVGAYDRLIYYPSEKRWDGDWILVFTGTQGIKAKQRARLRKELTWLGYGIIAPNVYGHPTAPISQTQAMLARIGVTSEVVVMRARNYDPMYGLGTKGMVRQCFKLEELEKQYSAFIKHYRALARAMQNPRHIEQAQPEHCFILRIMLIHHYRRILLKDPKLPPELLPDNWLGKQAQDLCAAIYRPLEPISEQHILALCENQAGPFRQISSSFSQRFAAWD